Proteins from a single region of Neomonachus schauinslandi chromosome 10, ASM220157v2, whole genome shotgun sequence:
- the OSR1 gene encoding protein odd-skipped-related 1 produces the protein MGSKTLPAPVPIHPSLQLTNYSFLQAVNGLPTVPSDHLPNLYGFSALHAVHLHQWTLGYPAMHLPRSSFSKVPGAMSSLVDTRFPLPAFPWFPHVIQPKPEITAGGSGPSALKTKPRFDFANLALAATQEDPSKLARGEGPGSPAGGLGALLDVTKLSPEKKPTRGRLPSKTKKEFVCKFCGRHFTKSYNLLIHERTHTDERPYTCDICHKAFRRQDHLRDHRYIHSKEKPFKCQECGKGFCQSRTLAVHKTLHSQVKELKTSKIKC, from the exons ATGGGCAGCAAAACCTTGCCAGCACCGGTGCCCATTCACCCATCCCTGCAGCTCACCAACTACTCCTTCCTTCAGGCAGTGAACGGCCTGCCCACGGTGCCCTCGGACCACCTGCCCAACCTGTATGGTTTCAGTGCCTTGCACGCTGTGCACCTGCACCAGTGGACGCTGGGCTACCCCGCCATGCACTTGCCGCGCTCCTCTTTCTCCAAAGTGCCGGGCGCCATGTCCAGCCTGGTGGACACGCGCTTCCCACTGCCCGCCTTTCCCTGGTTTCCTCATGTAATCCAGCCTAAGCCCGAGATCACCGCTGGAGGCAGTGGCCCCTCCGCACTCAAGACCAAGCCACGCTTTGATTTTGCCAACCTGGCTTTGGCTGCCACGCAGGAAGATCCATCCAAGCTTGCCCGGGGGGAGGGTCCTGGGTCCCCCGCTGGTGGGCTGGGTGCTCTCCTGGATGTAACCAAGCTGTCCCCAGAAAAGAAGCCCACAAGGGGACGCCTGCCTTCCAAGACCAAGAAGGAGTTCGTCTGCAAGTTCTGTGGCCGCCACTTCACCAAGTCCTACAACCTCCTTATCCATGAGCGGACACACACCGATGAGCGGCCCTACACCTGTGATATCTGCCACAAAGCCTTCCGGAGGCAAGACCACTTACGGGACCACAG ATATATCCACTCCAAAGAGAAGCCCTTCAAGTGTCAGGAGTGTGGGAAAGGATTCTGCCAGTCCAGGACTCTCGCTGTCCACAAGACGCTACACTCACAGGTGAAGGAGCTCAAAACCTCCAAGATCAAATGCTAA